In the Flavobacterium acetivorans genome, one interval contains:
- a CDS encoding GNAT family N-acetyltransferase yields the protein MHLYIKELTTQEEMLDQIEMMKHLYPKFSFEKYESYLQEMIPRNYQQIAVFENEICVGISGLWSGTKLWSGKYLEIDNFIVHPDHRSKGIGKMMTDYVDQKAKEMNCSMIVLDAFTGNFKAHRFYYNQGYAPRGFHFLKILNEEGIS from the coding sequence ATGCACTTGTACATTAAAGAATTGACTACCCAAGAGGAGATGCTGGATCAAATTGAGATGATGAAGCATCTGTATCCTAAATTTTCGTTTGAGAAATACGAATCCTATCTGCAGGAAATGATTCCACGTAATTACCAACAAATAGCTGTTTTTGAAAATGAGATTTGCGTAGGTATAAGTGGTTTATGGTCCGGTACTAAACTGTGGTCTGGAAAGTATTTAGAAATCGATAATTTTATAGTCCATCCAGATCATCGTTCGAAAGGTATTGGTAAAATGATGACGGATTATGTTGACCAAAAGGCCAAAGAAATGAATTGTTCGATGATAGTTTTGGATGCATTTACCGGAAATTTCAAAGCACATCGATTTTATTACAACCAAGGTTATGCTCCTAGAGGATTTCACTTTTTAAAGATATTAAACGAAGAAGGCATATCCTAA